One part of the Carassius gibelio isolate Cgi1373 ecotype wild population from Czech Republic chromosome B6, carGib1.2-hapl.c, whole genome shotgun sequence genome encodes these proteins:
- the LOC127959419 gene encoding uncharacterized protein LOC127959419, with protein sequence MRIGPRGILNGCAVCSLLLGGFLGRMSSSVSGIQDRSVIWETSELSAYLHSSPWTPGVAVVTHKSFSSSSSLFHLPEDAYLHLLLGARSVSQLLCESLAAQRCALVYTPHRRAGAELHVVPLHGLHSEWKPHLAAEEDFQTYDPGYVSSKSGPRWTDEDLDAIRDKIRAQLPNPNAAPNYTFLGDPSDPGLFPRIVRGEEKQWRVWEDKEHVAFLTPFPNTPGLTVLVPRKPLSSDIFRLEEDDYRRLALASRKVSGLLEAGLGAWGVGLIFEGFEIDYAHAKLIPLVSPPDEAEMSLSCPAPEFFDHYPGYVTSVSGPPASRESLQQICARVTQR encoded by the exons ATGAGGATCGGTCCGCGCGGGATCCTGAACGGTTGCGCTGTTTGCTCGCTCTTACTCGGAGGATTCTTAGGAAG GATGTCGTCGTCTGTGTCTGGGATTCAGGACAGGAGTGTGATCTGGGAGACGTCGGAGCTGTCGGCGTATCTGCACTCCTCCCCGTGGACTCCAGGTGTCGCTGTCGTCACCCATAAGAGCTTCAGCAGCTCCTCCAGCCTCTTCCACTTACCTGAGGATGCGTACCTGCATCTGCTCCTGGGCGCCAGGTCAGTGTCGCAGCTGCTGTGTGAGAGTCTGGCGGCGCAGCGCTGCGCTTTGGTCTATACTCCACACAGACGAGCCGGAGCCGAGCTCCACGTGGTGCCTCTCCACGGCCTGCACTCGGAGTGGAAACCTCACCTCGCTGCGGAGGAGGATTTCCAGACGTATGATCCCGGATACGTCAGCTCCAAGAGCGGCCCGCGCTGGACGGATGAGGATCTAGACGCCATCAGGGACAAAATCCGGGCTCAGCTGCCAAACCCGAATGCGGCGCCCAACTACACCTTTCTGGGCGATCCATCCGATCCCGGTCTGTTCCCACGCATCGTACGTGGAGAAGAGAAGCAGTGGAGAGTTTGGGAAGACAAAGAGCATGTGGCGTTCCTCACGCCGTTCCCCAACACACCCGGACTGACCGTTCTGGTCCCGCGGAAGCCCCTCTCCAGTGACATCTTCCGGCTGGAGGAGGATGACTATCGGCGGCTAGCGCTGGCTTCCCGGAAGGTGTCTGGGCTTCTGGAGGCGGGGCTAGGCGCCTGGGGGGTGGGGCTTATTTTTGAGGGCTTTGAGATTGATTACGCTCATGCTAAGCTGATTCCGCTCGTCTCTCCACCCGATGAAGCGGAGATGAGCCTCAGCTGTCCGGCTCCGGAGTTCTTTGACCACTATCCGGGTTACGTGACGTCCGTCAGCGGTCCTCCAGCCAGCAGGGAGAGTCTCCAGCAGATCTGTGCCAGAGTTACCCAGCGCTAA
- the LOC127959423 gene encoding G-protein coupled receptor 4-like, translating to MDNTSALSLNSSVSGWHRLPWYQFEECAQAPHWFLLYFGVKVLNLVAGVPLNALVLWQILRKKSEGSTSDVFIFNLSILDAYFGLMTTVDLSNRLYFNDASVWYSVRFAYGLKDVTPLFLTCICLDRYIAVVHPILFTGIRDTRFRIGVSLLVWGLVLAYSLTKSFLGVMSVNEVFSGVILSAFFIMMFCNLSIIWVLRKSVAGKEVMNPVKKKAFKMVIIVLAIIVGNYLPPVALMPFASTYSFVTFRCKISLSVFSIMDLSCTIEPLLYISKMERSAFCRCLQSPSKKPITVRV from the coding sequence ATGGACAACACCTCGGCTCTGAGTCTGAACTCCAGCGTCTCCGGGTGGCATCGTCTACCCTGGTACCAGTTCGAGGAGTGTGCGCAGGCTCCCCACTGGTTCCTGTTGTACTTTGGAGTCAAAGTATTGAACCTGGTTGCAGGCGTCCCCTTGAACGCGCTCGTGTTGTGGCAGATTCTGAGGAAGAAGAGTGAAGGCTCGACGTCAGACGTCTTTATTTTTAACCTCTCCATCCTCGACGCCTATTTTGGACTCATGACAACAGTTGACCTCTCCAACCGTCTGTACTTCAACGATGCATCCGTCTGGTACTCGGTGCGTTTCGCTTACGGACTCAAAGACGTGACTCCGTTGTTTCTCACCTGTATTTGTCTGGACAGGTACATCGCTGTGGTCCATCCCATCCTCTTCACAGGGATCCGTGACACTCGCTTCCGGATCGGCGTCTCGCTGCTGGTGTGGGGACTCGTCCTGGCCTACTCTCTGACCAAAAGCTTCTTAGGCGTCATGAGCGTGAACGAGGTCTTCAGCGGAGTCATCCTCTCGGCCTTCTTCATCATGATGTTCTGCAACCTCTCCATCATCTGGGTCCTCAGGAAGAGCGTCGCAGGGAAAGAAGTCATGAACCCGGTGAAGAAGAAGGCCTTTAAAATGGTGATCATCGTCCTCGCCATCATCGTTGGGAACTATCTGCCTCCCGTGGCTCTGATGCCGTTTGCCTCCACTTACTCTTTCGTAACGTTTCGCTGTAAGATCAGCCTCAGCGTCTTCTCCATCATGGACCTGAGCTGCACCATCGAGCCCCTGCTCTACATCTCTAAGATGGAGCGCTCCGCTTTCTGTCGATGCCTGCAGAGTCCTTCCAAGAAACCCATCACCGTGAGGGTCTGA
- the LOC127959416 gene encoding G-protein coupled receptor 35-like has translation MRVEVKLVCGSEPEMCVFARCYRRFTHLFLASPVYVKLCSQPAVTSQNLDFFSSANKRLVLFVDPKDLPQLVVSKRPTSVSRGRDTKLRTRLSWEMVRPTLRIEAGRLCVQKAVAHLITMSNTSSLSLNSSVSGWRRPLWYQYEVCADAPHWFIFYFGVKVLNLVAGFPMNALVLWQILRKKSEGSTSDVFILNLSILDAYFGLMTPVDMANRLYFNDASVWYSQRFAYGLKDVTPLFLTCICLDRYIAVVHPILFTGIRDTRFRIGISLLVWGLVLAYSLTKCILGVMSVNEVFSGVILSAFFIMVFCNLSIIWVLRKSVAGKEVMNPVKKKAFKMVLIVLAIIVGNYLPPVALMPFASTFSFKKLHCKVLLGVFSIMDLSCTIEPLLYISKMDRSTFCRCLQSPSKKPITVRV, from the exons ATGAGAGTGGAGGTGAAGCTCGTCTGTGGCTCAGAGCCAGAAATGTGTGTATTTGCAagatgttacagaagatttactCATTTGTTCCTTGCATCACCTGTTTACGTGAAGCTCTGCTCGCAGCCCGCAGTTACATCACAAAACCTGGATTTCTTTTCTTCAGCCAATAAAAGACTAGTTCTATTTGTTGACCCAAAAGATCTGCCACAATTGGTGGTGTCCAAGCGTCCCACCTCTGTGTCCCGCGGGAGAGACACCAAACTAAGGACACGTCTGAGTTGGGAGATGGTCAGACCGACTCTGAGGATCGAAGCAGGACGCCTCTGTGTTCAGAAAGCAGTGG CTCATCTCATCACCATGTCAAACACCTCGTCTCTGAGTCTGAACTCCAGCGTCTCTGGGTGGCGCCGTCCGCTCTGGTACCAGTATGAAGTGTGTGCGGACGCTCCTCATTGGTTCATCTTCTACTTTGGTGTGAAAGTCTTGAACCTGGTTGCAGGATTCCCAATGAACGCGCTCGTGTTGTGGCAGATTCTGAGGAAGAAGAGTGAAGGCTCGACGTCAGACGTCTTTATCCTAAACCTCTCCATCCTCGACGCCTACTTCGGCCTCATGACGCCGGTGGACATGGCCAACCGTCTGTACTTCAACGATGCATCCGTCTGGTACTCCCAGCGTTTCGCCTACGGACTCAAAGACGTGACTCCGTTGTTTCTCACCTGTATTTGTCTGGACAGGTACATCGCTGTGGTCCATCCCATCCTCTTCACAGGGATCCGTGACACTCGCTTCCGGATCGGCATCTCGCTGCTGGTGTGGGGACTCGTCCTGGCCTACTCTCTGACCAAATGCATTTTAGGCGTCATGAGCGTGAACGAGGTCTTCAGCGGAGTCATCCTCTCGGCCTTCTTCATCATGGTCTTCTGCAACCTCTCCATCATCTGGGTCCTCAGGAAGAGCGTCGCAGGGAAAGAAGTCATGAACCCGGTGAAGAAGAAGGCCTTTAAAATGGTGCTTATCGTCCTCGCCATCATCGTTGGGAACTATCTGCCTCCCGTGGCTCTGATGCCGTTTGCCTCCACCTTCTCGTTCAAGAAGCTGCATTGTAAGGTTCTTCTTGGTGTCTTCTCCATCATGGACCTGAGCTGCACCATCGAGCCCCTGCTCTACATCTCTAAGATGGACCGATCCACGTTCTGTCGATGCCTGCAGAGTCCTTCCAAGAAACCCATCACCGTGAGGGTCTGA